The following proteins are co-located in the Candidatus Methanogranum gryphiswaldense genome:
- the hisH gene encoding imidazole glycerol phosphate synthase subunit HisH — protein sequence MRITMADYGVGNLHSIKKALEKNGTAVTVVTDMSKLLDAKCIVFPGVGAFDKTMEKLIPYREQIRERLEAGVPALGICIGTQILFESSSEGTSPGLGFFPGKVVKLKAKQVPHMGWNLVDTDDILMDGIDDKYFYFAHSYYCDATDLSVIVGRTEYEGTMFPSFFRKNNCYGTQFHPEKSGDSGLEFISHFIDFAEDRI from the coding sequence ATGAGGATCACAATGGCAGATTATGGGGTCGGAAACCTGCATTCCATAAAAAAAGCACTGGAAAAGAACGGTACAGCTGTTACCGTGGTAACAGATATGAGCAAACTCCTCGATGCGAAATGCATCGTATTCCCTGGTGTGGGGGCATTCGACAAAACCATGGAGAAATTAATTCCCTACCGTGAGCAGATACGCGAACGCTTGGAAGCAGGAGTGCCTGCTCTCGGGATATGTATCGGAACACAGATATTGTTTGAATCGAGTAGCGAAGGCACATCTCCTGGCCTAGGATTCTTTCCTGGTAAGGTCGTGAAACTTAAAGCAAAACAGGTCCCTCATATGGGATGGAACCTTGTGGACACCGACGATATCCTCATGGACGGGATCGATGACAAATACTTCTACTTCGCCCATTCCTACTACTGTGATGCAACGGACCTCTCAGTTATTGTAGGGAGAACCGAATACGAAGGAACGATGTTCCCCTCATTCTTCAGAAAGAACAACTGCTATGGCACACAATTCCACCCAGAAAAAAGCGGTGACTCCGGATTGGAGTTCATCAGTCATTTTATTGACTTTGCGGAGGACAGGATATGA
- the hisA gene encoding 1-(5-phosphoribosyl)-5-[(5-phosphoribosylamino)methylideneamino]imidazole-4-carboxamide isomerase: protein MIVIPAVDVLDHKVVQLVGGVPGSQQIVLPDPFETALEWTYKDAPYLHLVDLDGAFDKGSNIEVFKKIARECDVPVEVGGGIRSEATIKELLSAGVDRVILGTKAVKEPEWLAEMAYKFPNKIVLGLDTKGGKIAIKGWQENSDLSLEKMFNLIKDLPLAAVLNTNVDVEGQKKGINEKQARDFISRCPCNVIASGGVTTEKDVKILSNAGAEAAIVGLAIYTNIIRPWEWEKPWES, encoded by the coding sequence ATGATAGTCATACCCGCCGTTGATGTGCTAGATCATAAAGTAGTACAACTAGTCGGAGGAGTGCCAGGAAGTCAACAGATAGTCCTTCCCGACCCATTCGAGACCGCTTTGGAATGGACATACAAGGATGCCCCATATCTGCATCTGGTTGACCTGGACGGAGCATTCGATAAAGGCAGCAACATCGAGGTCTTCAAAAAGATAGCACGCGAATGCGATGTGCCAGTAGAGGTCGGAGGAGGCATCCGTTCCGAAGCCACCATCAAAGAATTACTATCTGCAGGCGTAGATAGGGTCATCTTAGGCACCAAGGCTGTGAAGGAGCCTGAATGGCTTGCGGAAATGGCATACAAATTCCCAAACAAGATAGTCCTCGGCCTTGATACAAAAGGCGGAAAAATCGCCATCAAAGGATGGCAGGAGAATTCAGATCTTTCTTTAGAAAAGATGTTCAATCTCATAAAGGACCTTCCACTCGCTGCGGTCCTCAATACCAATGTCGATGTTGAAGGACAGAAGAAAGGGATCAACGAAAAGCAAGCCAGAGATTTCATATCACGCTGCCCATGCAATGTGATCGCCTCAGGCGGTGTTACAACGGAGAAGGATGTAAAAATCCTGAGCAATGCGGGCGCAGAAGCGGCCATTGTCGGTCTTGCGATATACACCAATATCATCAGACCATGGGAATGGGAAAAACCATGGGAAAGTTAA
- a CDS encoding cobalamin biosynthesis protein: MHVMIVAFTVKGCQTAKRVAEVLEGDRCEIFSKTTADVKDTKKVQVPLVDWTGNAMASSDALIFVGATGVAVRMIAPYIKDKKKDPAVICMDDTGKFVISLLSGHVGGANRLTSKIAQGIGGIPVITTATDVNGKFAVDVFAVENGMKFRGKALAKEVSARILDGKDVYFESEFFVDGLVPSELKEKDEGDLGILISSKFFPMLPFDRTLVLIPKHYVVGIGCRKDIPCENVNILFCKVLREMNIAFESVRLIASIDLKKNEPAIKKLSEDFDIPTVFYTSGELNDIDYNGFTRSEFVKSVTDVDCVCERAAVKASKSGDLICRKVALNGVTISIVQEEYIVKFNEGGK, from the coding sequence ATGCATGTTATGATAGTGGCCTTCACGGTCAAAGGTTGTCAGACCGCAAAGAGGGTTGCCGAGGTTTTGGAGGGCGATCGTTGCGAGATATTCTCGAAGACGACGGCCGATGTTAAAGACACAAAGAAGGTCCAAGTACCTTTGGTGGACTGGACAGGCAATGCGATGGCCTCCTCGGATGCATTGATATTCGTGGGTGCGACCGGAGTGGCGGTTAGGATGATCGCCCCGTACATCAAGGATAAGAAGAAGGACCCCGCGGTAATATGCATGGATGACACAGGGAAATTCGTCATATCCCTTCTGTCAGGACATGTAGGAGGTGCCAACCGTCTGACAAGCAAGATCGCTCAAGGTATCGGAGGCATACCTGTCATAACTACTGCGACAGATGTCAATGGTAAGTTCGCTGTCGATGTATTCGCAGTTGAGAACGGTATGAAGTTCAGAGGCAAGGCATTGGCCAAGGAGGTCTCTGCGAGGATACTGGACGGGAAGGACGTATACTTCGAGTCGGAGTTCTTTGTGGATGGTCTGGTTCCTTCTGAGCTAAAGGAGAAGGACGAGGGGGATTTGGGTATACTAATATCTTCGAAGTTCTTCCCGATGCTTCCCTTTGATAGAACGTTGGTCCTCATTCCCAAACATTATGTCGTGGGCATAGGTTGCAGGAAAGATATCCCATGTGAGAATGTCAATATTCTGTTCTGCAAAGTGCTCAGAGAGATGAATATAGCGTTCGAGAGTGTCAGACTTATTGCGAGCATAGATCTCAAGAAGAATGAGCCAGCGATAAAGAAGTTGAGTGAAGATTTCGATATTCCGACAGTTTTTTACACATCGGGTGAACTCAACGATATCGACTATAATGGGTTCACAAGATCGGAATTTGTCAAATCCGTTACGGATGTGGACTGCGTATGTGAGAGGGCAGCAGTAAAGGCATCCAAGAGTGGAGACCTCATATGTAGGAAAGTGGCGCTGAACGGAGTTACCATTTCCATTGTGCAAGAGGAATATATCGTTAAATTCAATGAGGGTGGAAAATGA
- the cobK gene encoding precorrin-6A reductase — protein sequence MNGVLIFAGTTEGRRLTEYLGSNGVKVHSCVVTEYGRALITENDNIEISSDRLGMDGMCRLMKEYPLVIDATHPYAVIVTEHIKEACSSTGAEYVRLLRPEGVHNDNLIIVPDIDSAVEYLKDKPGNIFVTTGSKEASKYTPIKDRVFVRVLPNVDSLRKCNEAGFEGKNIICMQGPFTEELNYGMLKQIDARYIVTKDSGQPGGFGEKVSAARKAGVKIILVGRPTEECGLSFDETVSMLSKRFGITDRCDDVRSKRELFIVGIGMGTPEGLTVEARDAILSSDLIVGAKRMIESVGQTGSDILEEYLTDKVLAHLKDHQEYRHIAVLVSGDVGFYSAAKKLIQGADRDEYDVKIICGISSMVYLCGRLGTSWDDVHPVSAHGREINIVGEVKRHHKVFSLLQGSEGATSMCSLLIEYNMDDVKVTIGQDLGSSRERIFSGHPSQVMGMVDSELCVALIENQNHTTESIIGLSDEELIRGDAPMTKSEVRALSVIKLRLNEDSIVYDVGAGTGSVSVEMASVAVSGKIYAIEKEEVASSLIEQNRKKFKVPNLMIVNGFAPETLEELPVPTHVFIGGSSGNLKQILECILGKNPSVRVVINSVTLETISETMECIKELGLIEEDTVCINVSKGKKIGRYHLMTAQNPVYITTCRGPGQ from the coding sequence ATGAATGGTGTTCTGATATTTGCTGGTACGACCGAAGGAAGAAGATTGACCGAATACCTTGGTTCTAATGGTGTCAAGGTCCACTCCTGTGTGGTCACTGAATATGGACGTGCTTTGATAACCGAGAATGATAACATAGAGATCTCGTCTGACCGGCTGGGAATGGATGGCATGTGCAGATTGATGAAGGAATATCCTCTCGTCATAGATGCAACCCATCCTTATGCGGTCATCGTCACTGAGCACATCAAAGAAGCTTGTTCGAGCACAGGTGCCGAGTATGTTCGTCTTTTAAGGCCAGAAGGGGTTCACAATGACAATCTTATAATTGTGCCAGATATAGATTCTGCAGTGGAATATCTGAAAGATAAACCAGGAAATATCTTTGTGACCACCGGGAGTAAAGAAGCCTCGAAGTACACACCGATAAAAGATAGGGTCTTCGTTCGCGTCCTGCCGAATGTGGACAGTCTCAGGAAATGTAATGAGGCTGGATTCGAAGGTAAGAATATCATATGCATGCAGGGTCCCTTCACCGAAGAATTGAATTATGGTATGCTGAAGCAGATCGATGCAAGGTACATAGTGACCAAGGATTCAGGTCAGCCCGGTGGATTCGGAGAGAAAGTGTCTGCTGCGAGAAAGGCAGGTGTTAAGATAATACTTGTCGGAAGGCCAACCGAAGAATGCGGTTTGTCATTCGATGAGACAGTTTCAATGCTGAGTAAAAGATTTGGCATCACAGACAGATGCGATGATGTAAGGTCAAAACGTGAACTTTTCATCGTCGGTATTGGGATGGGGACACCTGAAGGACTTACTGTAGAGGCACGTGATGCGATATTGTCTTCCGATCTTATCGTAGGTGCAAAGAGGATGATAGAGTCCGTCGGGCAGACTGGAAGCGACATACTGGAAGAGTATCTCACGGACAAAGTGCTCGCACATCTGAAAGACCATCAAGAATACAGACACATTGCGGTACTTGTATCCGGCGATGTGGGATTCTACAGTGCGGCAAAGAAATTGATACAGGGGGCCGACCGTGATGAATACGATGTCAAGATCATATGCGGCATATCTTCCATGGTATACCTCTGCGGAAGGCTTGGAACATCATGGGATGATGTGCATCCCGTCAGTGCCCACGGCCGTGAGATCAATATCGTCGGAGAGGTCAAGAGACATCACAAGGTATTCTCTTTACTCCAGGGTTCCGAGGGAGCTACATCGATGTGCTCGCTGTTGATAGAATATAACATGGATGATGTCAAAGTTACAATAGGACAGGACCTTGGAAGTTCCAGAGAGAGGATATTTTCAGGACATCCTTCGCAGGTAATGGGCATGGTGGATTCCGAGTTGTGTGTGGCCTTGATCGAGAATCAGAATCACACTACAGAGAGCATAATCGGTCTGTCCGATGAGGAGTTGATACGCGGTGATGCCCCGATGACAAAGTCAGAGGTAAGGGCGTTGTCCGTAATAAAGCTCAGATTGAATGAGGACTCCATCGTATATGATGTCGGTGCAGGAACAGGTTCTGTTTCCGTCGAGATGGCCTCGGTCGCAGTATCTGGGAAGATCTATGCGATAGAGAAGGAAGAGGTCGCTTCTTCCCTCATAGAGCAGAATCGTAAAAAATTCAAAGTTCCCAATCTAATGATAGTAAACGGATTTGCACCCGAGACACTCGAGGAGCTTCCTGTACCCACACACGTATTCATTGGCGGGTCGTCTGGTAATTTGAAACAGATATTGGAATGCATATTGGGCAAGAACCCTTCTGTGCGCGTAGTGATCAATTCAGTGACCTTGGAGACAATATCTGAGACCATGGAATGCATAAAGGAGCTCGGTCTCATAGAAGAGGATACCGTATGTATCAATGTATCTAAAGGAAAGAAGATAGGAAGATATCATCTTATGACGGCACAGAATCCAGTGTACATAACTACGTGCAGGGGACCTGGGCAATGA
- the hisG gene encoding ATP phosphoribosyltransferase yields MGIPNKGRLNERAVELLTKSGIDLGEDWGRRLYVTAKDQDLEVLFVRAQDIPAFISAGAIDFGITGEDMVAEAGYPLKKISELEFGICRLSIAAPETSGIKGVEDIPNGSRIATSFPNVTKKFFDSKHKKVEIVEVSGAAEIMPYLGVADMISDLVATGSTLKINRMVEVCKILDSQAAIFTSLKTNPAVQGQIDDVVESIKSVIAAEDKKYLMANVPKNKLPEVQVLLPGIDGATIMEISGNTKMVAVQVVIKSSEMFVIINKLKKLGATGILTVSIDRLVE; encoded by the coding sequence CTGGGAATCCCAAACAAAGGAAGACTCAACGAAAGAGCCGTAGAACTCCTTACAAAATCAGGAATTGACCTAGGCGAGGATTGGGGTAGGAGACTATATGTCACCGCGAAGGACCAGGACCTGGAGGTCCTGTTCGTCCGCGCACAGGACATACCTGCATTCATCAGCGCTGGAGCCATCGATTTCGGAATAACAGGAGAGGATATGGTAGCAGAAGCTGGATATCCTCTGAAAAAGATCTCCGAACTTGAATTCGGAATTTGCCGTCTCTCTATTGCAGCTCCTGAGACCTCCGGGATCAAAGGTGTCGAGGATATTCCTAACGGATCGCGCATCGCGACATCTTTCCCGAATGTGACAAAGAAGTTCTTTGACTCCAAACACAAGAAAGTGGAGATAGTCGAAGTATCTGGTGCGGCAGAGATAATGCCCTACCTCGGCGTTGCCGATATGATCTCCGACCTTGTCGCCACGGGTTCCACACTCAAAATCAACAGGATGGTGGAAGTATGCAAGATACTGGACTCCCAGGCCGCCATATTCACATCCTTGAAAACCAACCCTGCCGTCCAAGGTCAGATCGACGATGTCGTCGAATCCATAAAGAGTGTCATCGCCGCAGAAGACAAGAAATACCTTATGGCCAACGTACCGAAGAATAAACTACCGGAAGTACAGGTGCTCCTTCCAGGCATCGACGGGGCCACAATAATGGAGATCTCCGGAAACACCAAGATGGTAGCGGTACAGGTAGTAATCAAATCAAGCGAGATGTTCGTAATAATAAACAAACTCAAAAAACTGGGAGCCACCGGCATCCTCACCGTATCCATTGACAGGCTGGTGGAATGA
- the cbiD gene encoding cobalt-precorrin-5B (C(1))-methyltransferase CbiD: MMDDDRIFVEGKELRCGYTTGTCAAAASKAASIMLLGGDRINSVVIIVPSGKELCLGIEDITITNDQVICAVKKDGGDDIDVTDGTLIYSAVRKRDDGKIILDGGEGVGRVTRKGLDQPIGNAAINRIPRSMILEAMNDAAESFGWKGGLEATIQVPDGAEIAKRTFNPNLGIVGGISILGTSGIVRPMSEKALVDTIRTEMRMYFAEGHRYLLFVPGNYGQDYSDNMDDIGSAVAVKISNFLGESLDYAVELGVEGILLVGNIGKLVKVAGGIMNTHSRNADCRMEILSAYTVVAGGDADTARKIMDAVTTEAALDILKEAGLMNKVMYLLAERIEFHMMHRVGGKLKVGAVMFSSTYGRLCESGNASDIMKELM; encoded by the coding sequence ATGATGGACGACGATAGAATATTTGTCGAGGGTAAAGAATTAAGGTGCGGATATACAACTGGCACATGTGCAGCGGCAGCATCGAAGGCCGCATCCATTATGCTTTTAGGCGGAGACAGGATAAATTCCGTTGTTATCATCGTACCCAGTGGAAAAGAATTATGTCTAGGTATAGAAGATATAACGATAACCAACGATCAAGTGATCTGCGCTGTAAAGAAGGACGGCGGAGATGATATAGATGTCACGGATGGCACATTGATATATTCCGCGGTCAGAAAGAGGGATGACGGGAAGATCATTCTAGACGGTGGTGAAGGGGTCGGCAGGGTCACAAGAAAAGGACTTGATCAACCAATCGGTAATGCCGCTATAAATCGTATTCCCAGATCAATGATATTGGAAGCTATGAACGATGCTGCCGAATCCTTCGGTTGGAAGGGAGGGTTGGAAGCAACGATCCAAGTACCAGACGGTGCAGAGATAGCTAAAAGAACGTTTAACCCCAATCTGGGTATTGTTGGTGGAATATCCATACTCGGCACGTCGGGTATTGTCAGACCTATGAGCGAGAAGGCCCTGGTAGATACGATAAGGACCGAAATGAGGATGTATTTTGCAGAAGGTCACAGGTATCTGCTTTTCGTTCCCGGTAATTATGGGCAGGATTATTCTGATAATATGGACGACATAGGTTCTGCAGTGGCCGTCAAGATAAGTAATTTCTTGGGTGAATCTTTGGATTATGCGGTTGAACTAGGGGTGGAAGGTATCCTTTTGGTCGGTAACATCGGCAAGCTCGTCAAGGTCGCTGGAGGAATAATGAACACCCATTCTAGAAATGCGGATTGCAGGATGGAGATACTGTCTGCGTATACTGTGGTGGCAGGCGGGGATGCAGACACTGCCAGAAAGATAATGGACGCGGTCACCACCGAAGCAGCGCTGGATATTCTGAAAGAAGCAGGTCTGATGAATAAGGTGATGTATTTATTGGCGGAGAGAATAGAGTTCCACATGATGCACCGTGTGGGCGGTAAGCTGAAGGTCGGTGCGGTCATGTTCTCTTCCACTTATGGAAGATTATGCGAATCGGGCAATGCCTCCGATATCATGAAGGAGTTGATGTGA
- a CDS encoding type II toxin-antitoxin system Phd/YefM family antitoxin, whose amino-acid sequence MYVTSTDFRQNIGKYLDLCAKEDVYIMKHGDVFAKLSGTVNGKKESLRKISGSLSIDSKEFTEEGTETL is encoded by the coding sequence ATGTACGTCACATCAACCGATTTCAGACAGAACATTGGAAAATATCTCGACCTTTGCGCAAAAGAAGATGTTTACATAATGAAGCATGGGGATGTGTTCGCCAAACTCAGCGGAACAGTAAATGGAAAAAAAGAATCCCTGAGAAAGATATCTGGTTCATTATCCATCGATAGCAAAGAATTCACAGAAGAAGGAACAGAGACATTATGA
- the hisC gene encoding histidinol-phosphate transaminase, whose product MVSREIMRSSTRGFQKYYNPKLNNELRMDTNTNVLGSNPAASKYLAEMHEDLEGYPNTYSDGLRSALAELYDLETENFVAGNGSDEMLDVSFKTFTEWGDDCVVPIPSYTLYDYFVNMNGGKPVEVDLTDDFQLDVDGILKSKAKIAIMPSPNNPTGNIFKHKDMEEILSKFKGIVIVDEAYVEYAPKGSMIKKVNEFENLIVLRTFSKAYAMAGLRVGYAATNLDVADMMNSVKIPYSLNKICEHAAIAAVKDQEFIKRSVDMVTEQRPKLTKELKRLGFEPYHSDANFILAKCPIDHSVMVSKLKAKSVLIRDFGSKRRTENCVRMTVGTEELNKIMLGKITEVLEECK is encoded by the coding sequence ATGGTATCCAGGGAAATCATGAGAAGTTCAACCCGCGGTTTCCAGAAGTACTACAATCCAAAACTCAACAATGAGCTCAGAATGGACACGAACACCAACGTCCTCGGTTCGAATCCGGCTGCATCCAAATATCTTGCCGAAATGCACGAGGACCTTGAAGGATACCCCAACACATATTCCGATGGTCTAAGATCTGCTCTTGCAGAATTGTACGACCTAGAAACCGAGAACTTCGTTGCAGGAAATGGTTCAGATGAAATGCTGGACGTGTCTTTCAAGACCTTTACCGAATGGGGTGATGACTGTGTCGTACCTATCCCCTCATACACACTTTACGACTACTTCGTCAACATGAACGGAGGAAAACCCGTAGAGGTCGACCTCACTGACGATTTCCAACTAGACGTCGATGGCATATTGAAATCCAAAGCAAAGATCGCCATCATGCCATCACCTAACAATCCCACAGGTAACATCTTCAAACACAAGGACATGGAAGAAATCCTATCTAAATTCAAAGGCATCGTCATCGTGGACGAAGCGTATGTTGAATACGCACCGAAGGGTTCGATGATCAAGAAGGTCAACGAATTTGAAAATCTAATTGTCCTCAGAACCTTCTCAAAAGCATATGCGATGGCAGGATTGAGAGTAGGATATGCAGCAACCAACCTTGATGTCGCAGACATGATGAACTCGGTCAAGATACCTTATTCGTTGAACAAGATATGTGAACATGCCGCGATAGCCGCTGTGAAGGACCAAGAGTTCATCAAAAGAAGCGTAGATATGGTAACCGAGCAGAGACCTAAACTCACAAAGGAACTCAAGAGATTGGGCTTCGAACCATATCACTCTGATGCTAATTTCATACTCGCGAAATGCCCGATAGACCACTCTGTGATGGTCTCCAAACTTAAAGCGAAAAGCGTCTTGATAAGGGATTTCGGCAGCAAACGCAGAACAGAGAACTGCGTGAGGATGACCGTCGGCACAGAAGAACTCAACAAGATAATGCTCGGTAAGATAACTGAGGTATTGGAGGAATGCAAATGA
- a CDS encoding InlB B-repeat-containing protein has translation MTAVANAGYKFVSWNDGTTTATKTFIVTSNVTYTATFVKAQYTITFDSAGGSAVSSITADYGTSVTAPADPTREGYTFTGWSPVVPTTMPASNITCVAQWEINTYTVTLVAGTGGTVLGQGTYDYGTSVRILATPGSGYVFTSWSDGGAMTHDITITGDVTLTATFKAVQGTTYTITVDSGTNGSIVGNTTIESGTSAIFYILADTDYIVTNVTIDGISVGTMGSYTFSNVTANHSISATFDYSNGATTEVDKEGNVTENIVTVIGTITETVSRTTLVDGSTDMLVNIVDTSNGVETTAFNNGTETSVITTITVDSTSESGVSVSFVDDFVMDAALAQAATAAAAAGIEDPNPVVEISVISGSRTDERCVVEMSLDSMKSIDDASAEVEIVSDNGTMTLDSDVVSTLAAGEGDTVSLTIGFASKDDLNEKQREAVGDNTIIELSATVGTTAVYDLGGTVTITIPYILKAGEDPANIQIWYLDDNGNIETFSAVYDSVTETVSFTTTHFSYYAIAFTTDSESISIWIYVAVIVIVLILVCIVGYYFGVVKKRAI, from the coding sequence TTGACGGCAGTTGCAAATGCTGGATACAAGTTTGTCAGTTGGAATGACGGCACTACAACCGCTACCAAGACATTCATAGTGACCAGTAATGTGACGTATACCGCAACATTCGTAAAGGCACAGTACACCATAACTTTCGACTCTGCCGGAGGTTCTGCCGTATCGAGCATAACTGCGGATTACGGTACATCTGTAACGGCACCCGCAGATCCGACCCGTGAAGGATACACTTTCACAGGATGGTCTCCAGTGGTGCCGACGACGATGCCTGCGAGTAACATCACATGCGTTGCACAATGGGAGATCAATACGTATACGGTAACTCTCGTTGCTGGTACTGGAGGTACGGTCCTCGGACAGGGTACATATGACTATGGAACCTCTGTTAGAATACTTGCGACCCCTGGTAGTGGATATGTATTCACCAGTTGGTCCGATGGCGGTGCAATGACCCATGATATTACAATCACGGGTGATGTTACACTGACGGCGACATTCAAGGCGGTTCAGGGAACAACATACACAATAACCGTGGATTCTGGAACAAATGGAAGTATCGTTGGTAATACTACGATCGAATCGGGTACGTCTGCTATATTCTATATCTTAGCCGATACAGACTATATTGTGACAAATGTTACCATTGATGGAATTTCTGTGGGTACCATGGGTTCATACACATTCTCGAATGTGACTGCGAACCATAGCATATCTGCTACGTTCGATTATTCGAACGGAGCAACCACAGAGGTGGACAAAGAGGGTAACGTTACAGAGAATATTGTGACCGTGATCGGAACAATCACGGAAACTGTCTCCAGGACTACACTTGTTGATGGTTCCACGGATATGCTTGTGAATATCGTAGACACATCTAACGGAGTTGAGACTACTGCGTTTAATAATGGTACCGAGACATCGGTCATTACAACAATCACAGTAGATTCGACGTCTGAGAGCGGTGTATCTGTTTCGTTCGTAGATGATTTTGTGATGGATGCTGCATTGGCTCAGGCTGCAACAGCAGCCGCAGCAGCTGGAATAGAAGATCCGAACCCTGTTGTCGAGATATCAGTCATATCCGGTTCTAGAACAGATGAGCGGTGCGTTGTCGAAATGTCCTTGGATTCCATGAAGAGCATCGATGATGCTTCTGCAGAGGTCGAAATAGTATCGGATAACGGTACCATGACACTCGATAGCGATGTGGTATCCACATTGGCTGCAGGAGAAGGAGACACAGTCTCACTGACCATCGGATTCGCATCAAAGGATGACCTGAATGAAAAGCAGAGGGAAGCGGTCGGAGATAATACGATCATTGAACTTTCTGCTACCGTGGGTACGACTGCAGTTTATGATTTGGGTGGAACGGTAACGATAACCATCCCATATATCCTGAAGGCAGGAGAGGACCCGGCCAATATCCAGATATGGTATCTTGATGATAACGGAAATATCGAGACGTTTAGTGCAGTATACGATTCAGTCACAGAAACTGTTTCGTTCACGACTACTCACTTCTCATATTATGCCATAGCATTCACTACAGATTCAGAGTCCATATCTATTTGGATCTATGTCGCTGTAATAGTGATTGTTCTGATTTTGGTGTGCATCGTTGGATATTACTTCGGAGTTGTCAAGAAAAGGGCGATATAA
- a CDS encoding cobyrinate a,c-diamide synthase, producing the protein MILPRIMITAPASGSGKTLITCGILQALVNRGLKVSSFKCGPDYIDPMFHSRVIGTPSRNLDPFFTDDNLTRYLFSRSAEGQDISVIEGVMGFYDGLGIVTDRGSTHDVSQRLSCPVILVVNCKGASLSVVPVIKGFMEFRQNNIKGVILNNMSESVYREVSKFIEKELNVKVIGYVPKVSELVLESRHLGLCLPGEIDNLKDKLNKLASVFEDTMDLDLLIRLSQDVPELSYDAPKIRRIDGTVKIALADDEAFCFTYEDNIKMLQECGAEIVRFSPIHDKKLPDGVQGVIFSGGYPELHAKALSDNTGMIEDVRKKISAGLPCMAECGGFMYLHREIEDSEGIMHPMVGIIDTKVVNMKRLNRFGYIKLESKGGSQILPEGCVIKAHEFHYWDSDDCGDDCIAEKTNGKRYGCMHLENDMVAGFPHLYYYSNPDVAYNFLKLCSSRWL; encoded by the coding sequence ATGATACTTCCGAGGATAATGATAACAGCACCTGCGAGCGGCAGCGGTAAGACGTTGATAACCTGCGGGATACTCCAGGCTTTGGTTAATAGAGGTTTGAAAGTTTCTTCATTCAAGTGCGGTCCGGATTATATCGATCCTATGTTCCACAGCAGAGTGATAGGGACGCCTTCCAGGAATCTAGATCCTTTTTTCACTGACGACAATCTCACCAGATATCTGTTCTCAAGGTCTGCGGAAGGACAGGACATATCCGTCATAGAAGGCGTAATGGGTTTCTACGACGGTCTGGGGATTGTGACCGACAGAGGTAGCACTCATGACGTTTCACAAAGGCTTTCGTGTCCTGTGATACTCGTCGTCAATTGCAAAGGTGCGAGTCTTTCGGTCGTTCCTGTGATCAAAGGATTCATGGAGTTTAGGCAGAACAATATCAAGGGCGTCATATTGAACAACATGTCCGAGTCTGTCTACAGAGAGGTATCCAAGTTCATAGAGAAGGAACTGAATGTAAAGGTCATAGGATATGTACCAAAGGTTTCGGAACTTGTACTTGAAAGCCGTCATCTGGGACTTTGCCTTCCAGGTGAGATAGATAATCTCAAGGACAAATTGAACAAGCTTGCTTCAGTGTTCGAGGATACGATGGATCTAGATCTTCTGATAAGATTATCTCAGGATGTTCCTGAGCTTTCCTACGATGCACCCAAGATAAGAAGGATCGATGGCACTGTAAAGATAGCTTTAGCGGATGATGAGGCCTTCTGTTTCACTTACGAGGATAATATCAAGATGCTTCAGGAGTGCGGTGCGGAGATAGTTCGTTTCTCTCCGATACATGATAAAAAACTACCCGATGGCGTTCAAGGAGTGATATTCTCAGGAGGTTATCCTGAGCTTCATGCCAAAGCCCTTTCCGATAATACTGGCATGATAGAGGATGTTAGGAAGAAGATATCGGCAGGACTTCCATGTATGGCAGAATGCGGAGGTTTCATGTATCTGCACAGAGAGATAGAGGATTCGGAAGGAATAATGCATCCAATGGTCGGTATAATCGATACGAAGGTCGTCAATATGAAGAGGCTCAATCGTTTCGGATACATTAAATTGGAATCAAAAGGCGGTTCCCAGATACTTCCCGAAGGTTGTGTGATCAAAGCCCATGAATTCCATTACTGGGATAGTGATGATTGCGGGGACGATTGTATTGCTGAGAAGACGAATGGAAAAAGGTATGGATGCATGCACCTTGAGAATGATATGGTGGCAGGATTCCCGCATTTGTATTATTATTCCAATCCGGATGTGGCCTACAATTTCTTGAAGTTGTGTTCAAGTAGATGGCTTTGA